A genomic region of Arachis stenosperma cultivar V10309 chromosome 9, arast.V10309.gnm1.PFL2, whole genome shotgun sequence contains the following coding sequences:
- the LOC130951913 gene encoding lysM domain receptor-like kinase 3, which translates to MCKSKKSTNAVQPMNRFRNKSRTQPQRSTSTSSPSAPPPLNTNYPSSSSEVAITESTSYVFNHRDNNDWSKSYSISSSIASLSSLKNTLPENPHIYDISEIAAATANFTSESHRRLSNSSWRCSLRDRDVVVFQRKFRSLMDIPELRHRLALICRSHHSSLVKLLGASVSGNYIYLVYEFVPGASLADCLRSRRNPSFTNLPTWISRMQIASDIAHGLDYVHNFSGSDSGACAGSGFVHNHIKSSSIVVAEAEDGVLRGKICHFGTSDLCGEAVDGGSDGSIEKLRRSRSRTVKFEGTRGYMAPEFQITGVATQKTDVYAFGVVVLELLSGDEALRFEFDGDDGESYRRVSVVDSARVTAKEHGGARKWVDKRLRDSFPVDVAEKMIRVGLECVGEDPNERPDMGRVAVEVSKLYLESQKWVEKMGTDIDFTVSLAPR; encoded by the coding sequence ATGTGCAAGTCCAAGAAGAGCACCAACGCCGTACAACCAATGAACAGATTCAGAAACAAAAGCAGAACCCAACCTCAACGATCAACCTCCACTTCTTCTCCATCAGCACCACCACCCCTAAACACTAACTACCCTTCATCCTCCTCCGAAGTCGCCATCACCGAATCAACAAGTTACGTTTTCAACCACAGAGATAACAACGATTGGTCCAAATCTTATTCCATTTCAAGCAGCATCGCCTCCCTCTCCAGCCTCAAAAACACTCTCCCTGAGAACCCTCACATCTACGATATCTCCGAGATCGCTGCCGCAACCGCCAATTTCACCTCCGAATCCCACCGCCGCCTTTCCAATTCTTCGTGGCGATGCTCCCTTCGGGACAGagatgttgttgtttttcagcgCAAGTTTCGAAGCCTCATGGACATCCCGGAGCTCCGCCACCGTCTCGCGTTGATCTGCCGGAGCCACCACAGTAGTCTTGTCAAGCTCCTTGGTGCTTCCGTCTCCGGCAATTACATCTATCTGGTGTATGAATTTGTTCCCGGAGCCAGCCTCGCCGATTGCCTACGCAGCCGCCGGAACCCTAGCTTCACGAACTTGCCGACGTGGATTTCGAGGATGCAGATCGCATCCGATATCGCGCACGGACTTGATTATGTTCACAATTTCTCCGGCTCCGATTCCGGTGCCTGTGCTGGATCAGGATTCGTACATAACCACATCAAGAGCTCCAGCATCGTGGTGGCGGAGGCGGAGGACGGTGTCCTCCGAGGCAAGATCTGCCACTTCGGGACCTCTGATCTCTGCGGCGAGGCCGTTGATGGCGGCTCTGACGGCTCCATCGAGAAATTGAGGAGGTCCCGCAGCCGAACGGTGAAGTTTGAGGGGACGAGGGGGTACATGGCACCGGAATTTCAGATCACCGGCGTTGCGACGCAGAAGACTGACGTGTACGCGTTCGGAGTGGTGGTTCTGGAGCTGCTGAGCGGCGATGAGGCGTTGAGATTCGAATTCGACGGCGATGACGGCGAGTCTTATCGGAGGGTGAGTGTGGTGGATTCGGCGAGGGTGACGGCGAAGGAGCACGGCGGGGCGAGGAAGTGGGTAGATAAGAGGCTTAGAGATTCGTTTCCTGTTGACGTGGCAGAGAAGATGATTCGGGTCGGGCTAGAATGTGTTGGAGAGGATCCGAATGAAAGACCCGATATGGGTCGGGTCGCAGTTGAAGTTTCCAAGTTGTATTTAGAATCACAGAAGTGGGTTGAGAAAATGGGAACCGATATTGACTTTACGGTTTCATTGGCGCCTCGGTGA